In Thermococcus bergensis, one DNA window encodes the following:
- a CDS encoding universal stress protein, translating to MFEKILFPTDFSEVSIHGLRECIPQLFELGAKKLYLVHVVDITATDIEAIELMKIDEEELNKLAEEMRKKGIDVEPIVKIGIPSLEIAEIAQEKNVDLIVVPSKGENILRQMLLGSTASNLVRATKKPVLVVKYEWDEEEEKIKCLSNCTEIFRRPLVALDFSECSEKVVNAVKKFEELIEEVTLIHVVDYGKPEELEKNIENAKTKLEEFAKVFEVPVKTEVLTGIASHSILGTAIAKNCSLIVVGKKGRSVLKDLLLGSTAERVVRDSKLPVLLVPCE from the coding sequence ATGTTTGAAAAAATACTCTTTCCAACGGACTTTTCCGAAGTTTCTATACATGGCCTCAGAGAATGCATTCCCCAGCTTTTTGAACTCGGAGCCAAGAAGCTGTACCTGGTTCACGTAGTCGATATAACAGCCACGGATATAGAGGCAATAGAGCTTATGAAAATAGACGAAGAGGAGCTAAATAAGCTTGCCGAAGAAATGAGAAAAAAGGGAATTGATGTTGAGCCCATTGTAAAAATTGGGATACCCTCGCTTGAAATAGCTGAAATAGCCCAAGAAAAGAACGTTGATTTAATTGTTGTCCCATCTAAAGGTGAAAATATCCTAAGGCAAATGCTTCTCGGCAGTACCGCCTCAAACCTCGTTAGGGCAACTAAAAAACCGGTCTTAGTTGTAAAATACGAATGGGATGAGGAAGAAGAGAAAATTAAATGCCTCTCCAATTGTACGGAGATATTCAGGAGACCCCTAGTTGCACTGGACTTTTCTGAGTGCTCTGAAAAGGTTGTAAACGCTGTAAAGAAATTTGAAGAGCTCATTGAGGAGGTAACCCTTATCCATGTCGTGGACTACGGAAAGCCAGAGGAGCTCGAAAAAAACATTGAGAACGCAAAGACAAAGCTTGAGGAATTCGCGAAGGTGTTTGAAGTCCCTGTAAAGACGGAGGTGCTTACAGGAATAGCTTCCCACTCCATACTGGGCACTGCTATAGCTAAAAACTGTTCGCTCATAGTCGTGGGTAAAAAGGGTAGGAGCGTTCTAAAAGACCTCCTGCTCGGAAGCACGGCAGAAAGGGTTGTTAGGGACTCAAAGCTCCCTGTCCTTTTAGTGCCGTGTGAATAA
- a CDS encoding creatininase family protein, translating into MRMERLTWEEFEMAKAKASAILLPVGSVEAHGKHLPLGTDVFAPLEIARRVEKKLKDKGMEILVAPPIWYGHSFVLNVYPGTINVKADSLRRYVRDVLSEFAEEGFKKIILLNGHGGNVYPLVEASEDVAESYDVEIVLINWWMDFRKEILEICSSQGHAGEDETSVMLAIAPELVKMEKAKGEKKSSPARVIRRDIGFELFPDGVNDNPQGATRERGEKILEVVSDKISEILEGVL; encoded by the coding sequence ATGAGAATGGAGAGGCTGACATGGGAAGAATTTGAAATGGCAAAAGCCAAAGCATCCGCTATTCTTCTCCCCGTGGGCAGTGTCGAAGCTCATGGAAAGCACTTACCTTTAGGCACTGATGTCTTTGCCCCCCTTGAAATTGCAAGGAGAGTTGAAAAAAAGCTGAAGGATAAAGGAATGGAGATTCTAGTAGCGCCTCCAATCTGGTATGGGCACAGCTTTGTGCTGAACGTTTATCCGGGAACCATAAACGTGAAAGCAGACAGCTTGAGGAGATACGTTAGGGATGTGCTGAGTGAATTCGCAGAGGAGGGCTTTAAAAAGATAATCCTATTAAATGGGCATGGTGGAAACGTCTATCCACTTGTAGAGGCAAGTGAAGACGTTGCAGAGAGTTATGATGTCGAGATTGTCCTCATAAACTGGTGGATGGACTTCAGAAAAGAAATACTTGAAATATGTTCTTCCCAAGGACACGCAGGAGAAGATGAGACCTCAGTAATGCTTGCAATAGCCCCAGAACTCGTCAAAATGGAGAAAGCAAAGGGAGAAAAGAAGAGTTCTCCAGCTAGAGTAATAAGGAGAGACATAGGGTTTGAGCTTTTCCCGGACGGAGTCAATGATAATCCCCAAGGAGCAACAAGAGAAAGGGGAGAAAAGATTTTGGAAGTAGTTAGTGATAAAATATCAGAAATCCTGGAAGGAGTGCTATGA
- a CDS encoding glycosyltransferase family 4 protein → MRVALVSDWYYPKIGGVAAHMHNLAINLRERGHEVAIVTNNRTTGKEEELEKHGIELIKIPGIISPLLEVNLTYGLKSSEELNEFLKDFDVIHSHHAFTPLALKAVKAGRAMGKATLLTTHSISFAHESKLWEALGFTIPLFTSYLKYPHRIIAVSKAAKAFIEHFTSVPISIVPNGVDDKRFFPAKNREEIKAKFGLEGNVVLYVSRMSYRKGPHVLLNAFSKIEDATLVMVGNGEMLPFLKAQARFLGIEDRVVFMGYVPDDILPEVFRMADIFVLPSVSSEAFGIVVLEAMASGVPVIATNVGGIPEVVKENEAGLLVPPGNELELREAIQKLLNDEELRKQYGSKGRKAVEEKYSWDKVVVEIEKIYEEILSNIQRGNS, encoded by the coding sequence ATGAGGGTAGCACTGGTCAGTGACTGGTATTATCCAAAAATTGGGGGAGTAGCGGCCCATATGCACAACTTAGCCATAAATCTCAGAGAAAGAGGACACGAGGTAGCGATAGTTACAAACAACAGAACCACTGGAAAGGAAGAGGAGCTCGAGAAACATGGAATAGAACTTATAAAAATTCCTGGAATTATAAGCCCCCTTTTGGAGGTAAACTTAACATATGGGCTAAAGTCCTCAGAAGAGCTCAACGAATTTCTAAAGGACTTTGATGTAATTCACTCTCACCACGCATTTACCCCCCTCGCTTTAAAAGCAGTTAAGGCCGGAAGGGCAATGGGAAAAGCCACTCTGCTCACAACACACAGCATCTCTTTTGCCCATGAATCGAAGCTCTGGGAGGCCTTAGGATTCACAATTCCTCTTTTCACAAGCTATCTAAAGTATCCCCACCGAATAATAGCGGTGAGCAAGGCTGCAAAGGCTTTTATAGAGCATTTTACTTCAGTTCCAATCTCAATAGTGCCCAATGGGGTTGATGATAAACGTTTCTTCCCTGCGAAGAATAGGGAAGAGATAAAAGCCAAGTTCGGACTTGAGGGTAACGTGGTGCTTTATGTAAGCAGAATGAGCTACCGAAAAGGACCTCATGTGCTTTTGAATGCATTTTCCAAAATAGAAGATGCTACTCTTGTAATGGTCGGTAACGGAGAAATGCTTCCTTTCCTAAAAGCCCAAGCTAGATTCCTTGGAATAGAAGACAGGGTTGTCTTCATGGGATATGTGCCGGATGATATTCTCCCAGAAGTTTTTAGAATGGCAGATATCTTCGTGTTACCCTCAGTATCTTCGGAAGCATTTGGTATAGTTGTCCTCGAAGCTATGGCATCGGGAGTGCCGGTTATAGCCACAAACGTTGGTGGAATACCCGAGGTGGTTAAGGAGAATGAAGCCGGCCTCTTAGTGCCTCCCGGAAACGAACTTGAGCTGAGAGAGGCAATCCAGAAGCTTTTGAACGATGAAGAGCTAAGAAAGCAGTATGGAAGCAAGGGAAGAAAGGCCGTTGAGGAAAAGTATTCCTGGGATAAGGTCGTTGTGGAAATAGAAAAGATTTATGAGGAAATTCTCTCAAATATCCAGAGGGGAAATTCATGA
- a CDS encoding lysylphosphatidylglycerol synthase transmembrane domain-containing protein yields MNKKRIFALIALLISLAYLYKSINLIELELALKTSSHEYLLVAFMLSVFTIILSSLRWYLFLREVQETSFRKTLRAFLSGYYLMTILPPSVGHIAKVKLVGGDYFKALSSLLIGLSTELVVVFLFALIFIGFLKIGILGLIIILVALIYEKGIYKALDSLLGFWEIFGLKGLVSTLRGYLERIHKGWSGAKENKAIFLLSFLLSVVIILLQVYGIIVVGKAFNLEISMKQALYGFLMSVLSASVSGIPAGFGANEFGLVLGIGTSTKATVTAFIYKFLFQYVYSILGAVLFYGALDEGGGYEGSTGQ; encoded by the coding sequence ATGAACAAAAAACGGATATTTGCTCTAATTGCACTTTTAATTTCACTTGCGTATCTATACAAGAGCATTAACCTTATCGAGCTTGAATTAGCCCTAAAAACTTCATCCCATGAGTACCTTCTTGTGGCTTTTATGCTTTCTGTTTTTACCATTATCTTATCTTCTCTTAGGTGGTATCTGTTCTTAAGAGAGGTTCAGGAAACGAGCTTCAGGAAAACTCTAAGAGCCTTTTTAAGTGGATATTATCTAATGACAATTCTCCCACCAAGTGTGGGGCATATTGCAAAAGTCAAGCTCGTTGGGGGTGATTACTTCAAAGCCCTCTCTTCTCTCCTAATTGGACTGAGCACAGAACTGGTAGTGGTCTTTTTATTTGCCCTCATTTTTATCGGCTTCTTGAAGATTGGAATCCTCGGATTAATCATTATCTTGGTTGCCCTAATCTATGAAAAGGGCATTTACAAAGCTCTTGATTCTTTATTGGGTTTTTGGGAGATTTTTGGATTAAAAGGATTGGTGTCAACCCTTAGGGGTTATTTGGAGAGAATACATAAGGGATGGAGCGGAGCAAAGGAAAACAAGGCGATTTTTCTACTCTCGTTTTTGCTTTCTGTGGTGATAATTCTCCTTCAGGTCTATGGAATCATCGTAGTTGGAAAGGCATTTAATTTGGAAATTTCAATGAAACAGGCTTTATATGGGTTTTTAATGAGCGTGCTCTCTGCTTCGGTTAGCGGTATTCCAGCGGGATTTGGGGCAAACGAGTTTGGACTTGTTCTTGGAATCGGCACCTCAACAAAAGCTACTGTAACGGCTTTTATTTATAAATTCCTCTTTCAGTACGTATACTCAATATTGGGTGCAGTTCTGTTTTATGGAGCATTAGATGAAGGTGGTGGATATGAGGGTAGCACTGGTCAGTGA
- a CDS encoding UbiA prenyltransferase family protein, with amino-acid sequence MLKAVIKNTRIVDGKSFIGMGLLGLLMNFRHNPDFKGAIILVISLILYVAYAFAINNCFDVDTDLKNPQKRNKNPVASGELSFRMGIISSALIAALGVLFAFFLSYREFMIYILMLLLATFYSAPPRLKAKPIVDVVSHGIFFGAMPFIYGAYFDGILTKYEIAIAIALLLYSFAMELRNHLEDYESDLKANLKTTPIVIGKKLSEKLILAFSGLSIALLLTLLNIPFGALGIAIVGVRASYRLFDVVVVFLLLFHALKALLGV; translated from the coding sequence ATGCTAAAGGCCGTAATAAAAAACACCAGGATAGTCGATGGTAAATCGTTCATAGGAATGGGCCTGCTCGGCTTGTTAATGAACTTTAGGCATAATCCCGATTTCAAAGGTGCTATTATACTTGTAATTTCATTAATATTATATGTTGCATACGCATTTGCCATAAACAATTGTTTCGATGTTGACACCGATTTAAAAAATCCCCAAAAGAGGAACAAAAACCCAGTGGCAAGTGGGGAACTTAGCTTTAGGATGGGTATTATCTCTTCAGCCCTAATTGCAGCTCTGGGAGTGTTATTTGCGTTTTTCCTTAGTTATAGAGAGTTCATGATCTACATTTTAATGTTGTTGTTGGCTACTTTTTACTCAGCACCGCCGAGACTTAAAGCAAAGCCCATCGTAGATGTAGTATCACACGGGATATTTTTCGGAGCAATGCCCTTCATTTATGGTGCATACTTCGATGGGATTTTAACAAAGTATGAAATTGCAATAGCGATAGCTCTTCTTCTGTATTCATTCGCAATGGAGCTCAGAAACCATCTTGAGGACTATGAAAGCGATTTAAAAGCAAATTTAAAGACTACTCCAATTGTCATTGGCAAGAAATTATCTGAGAAGCTTATATTGGCGTTTTCGGGTCTTTCAATAGCTCTCCTCTTAACACTTCTCAACATCCCCTTTGGAGCCCTTGGGATAGCGATTGTAGGAGTTAGGGCGAGTTATAGACTCTTTGATGTTGTTGTCGTTTTTCTGCTACTCTTTCATGCTTTGAAAGCATTGCTGGGTGTATAG
- a CDS encoding helix-turn-helix domain-containing protein: MEELLRAFTKTLEKFELTSSEIKIYSLLLKEQLTPRQIAKKLDLSERIVREKLKHLLELGLVEREMVNRGWLGYIYKAKAPKEALNSILSKMEEFMENFQKEAKKVL; encoded by the coding sequence ATGGAGGAGCTATTGAGAGCGTTCACAAAAACCCTTGAAAAATTCGAGCTTACAAGCTCGGAGATTAAAATATATTCCCTTCTCTTAAAGGAGCAGCTAACGCCAAGACAGATTGCAAAAAAGCTTGATTTATCCGAGAGAATTGTCAGGGAAAAGCTCAAGCACCTTCTTGAACTTGGACTGGTGGAGAGGGAGATGGTAAACAGAGGATGGCTCGGTTATATCTACAAAGCCAAAGCACCAAAAGAAGCCTTAAATTCCATTCTCTCCAAAATGGAAGAATTTATGGAAAATTTCCAAAAAGAAGCAAAAAAAGTACTCTAA
- the speE gene encoding polyamine aminopropyltransferase yields the protein MEFIEWYPRGYGVGFKVVSKITEAESEYQKIELYETEGFGKLLVIDGTVQLVEHGERSYHEPLVHPVMLAHPNPKKVLVIGGGDGGTLREVLEHKTVEKAIMVEIDEKVVEISMKYLKIDGGLLERALKGEEPRAELIIGDGVEYMKSHKDHFDVIIVDSTDPVGPAKLLFSEEFYRNAYEALGEKGLYITQAGSVYLFTDELLDAYKNMKKVFDRVYYFSFPVIGYASPWSFLVGVKGDIDFTKTDLDRAKNLSLQYYDPERHETLFQMPKYVRELLEGKA from the coding sequence ATGGAATTCATTGAGTGGTATCCAAGAGGATATGGTGTGGGATTTAAAGTTGTTTCAAAAATAACGGAAGCGGAGAGCGAATATCAAAAGATAGAGCTTTATGAGACTGAGGGTTTTGGAAAACTCCTTGTAATCGATGGTACTGTTCAGCTCGTTGAGCATGGCGAGAGAAGCTATCACGAGCCACTAGTTCACCCCGTTATGCTCGCTCATCCAAATCCAAAAAAAGTTCTTGTCATAGGAGGAGGAGACGGGGGAACTTTAAGAGAAGTGCTTGAGCACAAGACCGTTGAAAAGGCAATTATGGTGGAAATTGACGAGAAAGTCGTTGAGATTTCAATGAAATATTTGAAAATTGATGGAGGGCTTCTAGAGAGAGCTCTCAAAGGAGAAGAGCCGAGAGCGGAGCTCATAATAGGAGACGGCGTCGAATACATGAAGAGCCACAAAGATCACTTTGACGTCATAATCGTAGACTCAACGGACCCCGTTGGCCCTGCAAAGTTGCTGTTCAGTGAAGAGTTCTATAGAAATGCGTACGAAGCTCTGGGAGAAAAAGGTTTGTATATTACACAAGCTGGAAGCGTTTACCTCTTCACAGACGAGCTGCTTGATGCCTACAAAAACATGAAGAAGGTCTTTGATAGGGTTTACTACTTCAGCTTTCCCGTAATAGGCTATGCTTCTCCATGGAGCTTCTTAGTTGGAGTTAAAGGCGACATAGACTTCACAAAGACCGATCTAGATAGGGCGAAGAACCTTAGCTTGCAGTATTACGATCCAGAAAGGCACGAAACTCTGTTCCAGATGCCGAAGTACGTTAGAGAGCTCCTTGAGGGCAAAGCCTGA
- the speD gene encoding adenosylmethionine decarboxylase: MAQVVETPIGMHVVLDLYECDPQILDDIEKIEEILTKAAEVANATIIDKRFHKFSPQGVSGVVVVSESHIAIHTWPEHGYAAVDVYTCGDHTMPLKASEYIIKELKCKRPTVVKLDRGLLFKE, from the coding sequence ATGGCTCAAGTAGTCGAAACCCCAATAGGAATGCACGTTGTTTTGGATCTCTACGAATGCGATCCTCAAATACTGGACGACATAGAGAAGATAGAAGAAATACTTACCAAGGCTGCTGAAGTAGCGAATGCGACTATTATTGATAAACGCTTCCACAAGTTCTCTCCTCAGGGCGTTTCTGGTGTGGTTGTCGTTTCTGAGAGCCATATAGCAATTCACACATGGCCTGAGCATGGCTATGCTGCCGTTGATGTTTACACATGTGGGGATCACACAATGCCCCTTAAAGCGAGTGAGTATATTATCAAAGAATTAAAATGTAAGAGGCCAACCGTTGTAAAGCTCGATAGAGGGCTTCTCTTTAAGGAGTGA
- a CDS encoding pyruvoyl-dependent arginine decarboxylase: MSWTTPKKAILLAASAEGGTKLNAFDNALLKMGIGNVNLVKLSSVIPAHIEWIDELPKNIPIGMLLPTVYAHIESDEPGATISAALGVGISEDNSGGLIYEYSGYCTKEEAEKMVKKMVEEGFKVRGWKLKEFKAAVAEVTVKDKPAAAVAAVVMLPY; encoded by the coding sequence ATGAGCTGGACAACTCCAAAAAAAGCCATTTTGCTCGCTGCAAGCGCTGAGGGAGGAACAAAATTAAATGCATTTGACAACGCCTTGCTCAAAATGGGGATCGGAAACGTTAACTTAGTGAAGCTCAGCAGTGTCATTCCCGCCCACATCGAGTGGATCGACGAACTTCCCAAGAACATCCCAATAGGAATGCTTCTCCCAACAGTTTACGCTCACATAGAGAGCGACGAACCGGGAGCGACAATCAGCGCTGCCCTTGGCGTGGGAATCAGCGAGGACAACAGTGGTGGGCTTATTTATGAATACAGCGGCTACTGCACCAAGGAAGAAGCCGAGAAAATGGTAAAGAAAATGGTTGAAGAAGGCTTTAAAGTTAGAGGCTGGAAGCTTAAGGAATTCAAAGCCGCCGTTGCTGAGGTAACTGTTAAGGACAAGCCCGCTGCTGCCGTTGCAGCCGTTGTTATGCTGCCCTATTGA
- a CDS encoding RNA-guided endonuclease InsQ/TnpB family protein has translation MPSETIKLTAKFKLKTEPEGLEDLFSLYSDIVNLLLDYVFENNITSFYRLKKETYKSLREQYPELPSHYIYTACQMATSIYKSYRKRKRKGKANGKPVFKKKVIMLDDHLFKLDIEGGFIKLSTPSRRLELEFYRAKYHEKFREWKIGQAWLVKNPKGVFLHVVFSKEVEVRESKAVVGVDLNENNVTLSLPDGNFIQIITHEREIRTGYFLKRRRIQKKLKTGKKRKELLEKYGERERNRLNDLYHKLATKIVELAENYGCIALEDLTNIRDSVRYSAELNGRLHRWSFRKLQSIIEYKAKLKGVSVVFVDPAYSSSLCPICGGKLVPNGHRVLKCSNCGFEADRDVVGSWNIRLKALKMWGVPVPPESPPMKTGGGKPTRYEINTLHALYW, from the coding sequence ATGCCCTCAGAGACGATTAAACTCACGGCAAAATTCAAACTCAAAACAGAACCTGAAGGGTTAGAAGACCTCTTCTCCCTTTATTCTGATATTGTAAATTTACTCCTTGATTATGTTTTTGAGAACAACATTACGAGCTTCTACCGGTTGAAGAAAGAGACGTACAAAAGCCTTCGGGAGCAGTACCCAGAACTCCCAAGCCACTACATTTACACGGCCTGCCAAATGGCTACCTCAATCTACAAGAGTTACAGGAAGAGGAAGAGAAAAGGAAAAGCTAATGGAAAGCCTGTTTTCAAGAAAAAAGTGATAATGCTTGATGATCACCTCTTCAAACTCGACATTGAAGGAGGATTTATTAAACTCTCAACTCCAAGTAGAAGGCTGGAACTGGAGTTTTATCGTGCAAAGTACCACGAGAAGTTTAGGGAGTGGAAAATAGGACAAGCCTGGCTGGTTAAAAATCCAAAAGGAGTTTTTCTCCACGTGGTGTTCTCAAAGGAAGTTGAAGTCAGAGAGTCAAAAGCCGTCGTTGGTGTGGACTTGAACGAGAATAATGTAACCCTCAGCCTTCCAGATGGGAACTTTATCCAGATCATTACTCACGAGAGGGAAATTAGAACGGGTTATTTCTTGAAGAGGAGGAGAATTCAGAAGAAGCTAAAAACGGGTAAAAAGAGAAAAGAGCTTTTGGAAAAGTATGGCGAAAGAGAAAGGAACAGACTAAATGACTTGTATCACAAGTTAGCAACCAAGATTGTTGAACTGGCAGAGAATTATGGTTGTATTGCCCTTGAGGATTTGACTAATATTAGAGACTCAGTCAGATACTCTGCTGAGTTGAATGGTCGCTTGCACAGGTGGAGTTTTAGAAAGCTTCAATCCATTATCGAGTATAAAGCCAAGTTAAAGGGTGTGAGTGTCGTTTTTGTTGATCCTGCTTACTCTTCATCCCTGTGTCCGATATGTGGGGGGAAGCTAGTCCCGAATGGGCACAGGGTTTTAAAGTGCTCGAATTGTGGTTTTGAGGCTGACCGTGATGTGGTCGGCTCGTGGAATATTCGTTTGAAAGCCCTGAAGATGTGGGGAGTTCCCGTTCCCCCCGAAAGCCCTCCGATGAAGACGGGAGGAGGGAAGCCTACCCGTTACGAAATTAACACCCTACACGCACTTTACTGGTAG
- a CDS encoding IS607 family transposase: MKLYRTGKAAQLLGISKPTLLRKIKAGEIKAYRVGKEYRIPESEIKRLLEGKIPDKVVIYARVSSRDQKQDLERQVEYLKNYCASKGYQVAKIITDISSGLNENRKGLKQLFKLVESGEITKVVITYKDRLTRFGFKYLEQYFNSHGVEVEVIFDDEEKTPEKELVEDLLAIVTSFAGKLYGARSHKKKRLVEAVKNALRDD, translated from the coding sequence ATGAAGCTTTATCGGACAGGGAAAGCGGCACAGCTCCTTGGCATTAGCAAGCCGACACTCCTCAGAAAAATCAAAGCCGGCGAGATTAAAGCATACAGGGTTGGAAAAGAATACCGCATCCCGGAAAGCGAGATTAAAAGACTCCTCGAAGGCAAAATCCCCGACAAGGTCGTCATTTACGCAAGAGTCTCAAGCCGAGACCAAAAACAAGACCTTGAAAGACAGGTCGAATACCTCAAGAACTACTGCGCATCAAAAGGCTACCAAGTTGCAAAAATCATAACAGACATTTCCTCAGGACTGAACGAGAACAGGAAGGGGTTAAAACAGCTCTTCAAACTCGTTGAAAGTGGGGAAATAACAAAAGTCGTTATAACGTACAAAGACAGGCTCACCCGCTTTGGATTCAAATACCTTGAGCAATACTTTAACTCTCACGGGGTTGAGGTTGAAGTAATCTTTGATGATGAAGAGAAAACGCCAGAAAAGGAACTTGTTGAGGACTTGTTAGCAATTGTTACTTCCTTTGCTGGAAAACTCTATGGTGCCCGTTCTCACAAGAAAAAACGCCTTGTCGAGGCGGTAAAGAATGCCCTCAGAGACGATTAA